The Plasmodium berghei ANKA genome assembly, chromosome: 8 genome has a segment encoding these proteins:
- a CDS encoding reticulocyte binding protein, putative, with the protein MSLNNHESNNNELITYFNDLKANLGKNKENMLYKQFNEKEKAVDDIKKKNVDINKIVSNIEITIYTSIYNINEETENEIGKNIELLNTQVLEKVKANVTNLNEIKEKLKNYDFHDFGKEENIKYPDEINKIKNDIDTLDQKIDKSIETLTEIKKNSESHVDEIKGQIDKLKKVTNKTIYNEDPKEIEKKIENIVAKIDKKKNIYKAINKLLNEISEIENDKTSLEKLKDINLSYGQSLGNLFLEQIDEERKKAEHTIKAMEAYIDDLDNIKKESQKIEKEMKIKMGINKEMEALKISHDDDKNYHTISKNHEKSISDIHKNSLKIIQEFSKESNIDDIKKELQKNVLESQNNNTDINQYLRKVENIYNILKLNKIKKIIDKVKEYTNEIDKNNKSINNELSNSEKIIKKIEENSSLKECQSKIESTIDDKDIDGCIKNITDLKTYILNEENNINTYFKNAEEYNKNVLLNFNNIEMADTKSQYILNIKKNNGTNSNDYNINELKEHKNKSNGYKDEADKNTKAIKKNKELFEKYKQDVTVLLNKYSALALKNKFDKTKTDSEQIIKEIKETHKNCISQSGKSEQKMNEIKNEQFHIEDEVANNDKSNKAITDIKISVEPFETKFLKINDIRKKSDGCLKETENIEKQISNLSIDSQETKLKENGDKLNTLEKLFESLKNQKKNIEDQKKELDEVNSKIEKIESDVNQHKKNYEIGIVEKINEITKENKNQIESTKELIKPTIENLISSFNTNDLEGIDTNENLEKYNKEMNNIYEEYIKSYNLITDYLETVSKESITYNQIKNTRITAQSELLKNIENVNKAKSYLDYIKGNEFDRIVTYFKNKLNTVNDKFKNEYLKVNEGFDNISNSINNVKNSTDENSLLDILNQTKEIYANIVSKKYYSYKYEAENIFRNISKLANSLNIQIKNSSGIDLLENINIAILPYLDSQKEDTLTFIPSPQNISETYTKINDSYNILLDILKKSQELHKKEQQALNLILENRRLYEKVQATNELKDTLSDLKNKKEQILNEVKLLLHKSNELNKLSCNSQNYDTILESSKYDQIKEKSNNYKQEKEKLGIDFDVTAMEEKFNNDIKDIEELENNYNSSEENSYNSSEENNYNSLEENNYDSSEENNNILQSKKKLKELTNAFNTEIKKIEDKIIEKNDLINKLIEMRKECLLFTYTTLVETLKIKITDYSEFITSATKFSKEFLKYIDDTSNTLNDDIDALQIKYNLNQTNKYVKSMFADATNDNNNLIEKEKEATKTINNLTDLFTIDSNNIDADTLHNNKIQMLYFNSELHKSIESIKQLYKKMHVFKLLNIGHINEKYFDISKQFDNILQLQENQLTENLNSLKKIGQNISDKKDQFLHALSETPIPNFNTLKEIYHDIVNYESHIDEIKNISNKENENIILYIDTITKLKEKVQSILNFVTTYENDNNIIKQHIQDNDEDNVSKIKETLKTTIQSFQEILNKIDETKAQFYGNNNINNIISTISQNVNDVKKHLSKDLTIENELIQIQKSLEDIKNSTYEIRSEQITKYINTINNYVEQQTKHIQNNPNKDEIDDIIQKIVNYNKESEIKLPTIIDNKNNVTSIISHINKVIDLIKSEYNNNNNVSYNVAKKHEEDANIIIRDLDTSQNMVNNLIQKNFKIINDLKNRKQEMENRNNLHAINRQQEITQTEHINNTYHPHINHTNNINKNHQYSSSDRKNSSKTKDTENSVRYAGAITLGLVAYYVIIRTKEKKDKDEMEFDKSTSFYDENENDLFKRDDEIIEIYMNEDL; encoded by the coding sequence ATGTCTTTAAATAATCACGAATCAAATAACAACGAATtgataacatattttaatgatttaaaaGCAAATttaggaaaaaataaagaaaacatgttatataaacaattcaatgaaaaagaaaaagctGTTGATGatattaagaaaaaaaatgtagatataaataaaattgtttcaaatattgaaataacaatttatacatccatttataatattaatgaagaaacagaaaatgaaattggaaaaaatatagaattaCTAAATACTCAAGTACTTGAAAAGGTAAAAGCAAACGTAACCAATTTGAATGAAATAAaggaaaaattaaaaaattatgattttCATGATTTTGGGAAAGaggaaaatattaaatatccTGAtgaaattaacaaaattaaaaatgatattgaTACCTTAGACCAAAAAATCGATAAAAGTATAGAGACATTGAcggaaataaaaaaaaattcagaGAGCCATGTTGACGAAATAAAAGGGCAAAtagataaattaaaaaaagtaacaaataaaacaatatataacGAGGATCCAAAggaaattgaaaaaaaaatagaaaatatagtagcaaaaatagacaaaaaaaaaaatatatataaggcaataaataaattattaaatgaaatatcagaaatagaaaatgataaaacttcgttagaaaaattaaaagatataaatttatcatatGGACAAAGTTTAGGAAACCTGTTTTTGGAACAAATTGATGAAGAAAGGAAAAAGGCTGAACATACGATAAAAGCAATGGAAGCATATATAGATGATcttgataatataaaaaaagaatcacaaaaaatagaaaaagaaatgaaGATAAAAATGGGCATAAATAAGGAAATGGAAGCACTTAAAATATCACATGATGACGACAAAAATTATCACACTATTAGTAAGAATCATGAAAAAAGTATTTCTGATATCCATAAAaattctttaaaaataatacaagaATTTTCTAAGGAATCAAATATAgatgatattaaaaaggagttacaaaaaaatgttttagaatcccaaaataataatactgaTATTAATCAATATTTAAGAAAAGTTGagaacatatataatatcttaaaattaaataaaattaaaaagatTATTGATAAAGTAAAAGAATATACTAAtgaaattgataaaaataataaaagcataaataatgaattaagtaattcagaaaaaataattaaaaaaatcgaaGAAAATTCAAGTTTAAAAGAATGTCAATCGAAAATAGAGTCAACCATAGATGATAAAGATATTGATGGGTGTATAAAGAATATTACAGATTTAAaaacttatattttaaacgAAGAAAATAACATCAACacttattttaaaaatgccGAAgagtataataaaaatgtattattaaactttaataatatagaaatgGCGGATACTAAAtcacaatatatattaaacattaaaaaaaataatggcACTAATAGCAATGATTATAATATCAATGAATTGAAAGAACACAAGAATAAGTCTAATGGTTATAAAGATGAGGctgataaaaatacaaaagcaatcaaaaaaaataaggaattatttgaaaaatataaacaagaTGTAACTGTgcttttaaataaatattctgCATTagcattaaaaaataaatttgataaaacaaaaacagATTCAGAACAAATCataaaggaaataaaagagacacacaaaaattgtatatcGCAATCAGGCAAATCtgaacaaaaaatgaatgaaataaaaaacgaaCAATTTCATATTGAAGATGAAGTCGCTAACAATGATAAATCTAATAAAGCAATAACagatattaaaatatcCGTAGAGCCATTCGAAACAAAattcttaaaaataaatgatataagaaaaaaatcaGATGGTTGTTTAAAAGAGACCGAAAATATAGAGAAACAAATATCAAATTTATCTATAGATAGTCAAGAAACAAAACTAAAAGAGAACGGggataaattaaataccCTTGAGAAACTTTTCGAATCTCTCAAaaaccaaaaaaaaaatattgaagaccaaaaaaaagaattagaTGAAGTTAATTccaaaattgaaaaaatagaaagCGATGTAAACcagcataaaaaaaattacgaGATTGGAAttgtagaaaaaataaatgaaatcaccaaagaaaataaaaaccaAATTGAATCAACAaaagaattaataaaacCAACAATAGAGAATCTAATATCTTCTTTTAACACTAATGATTTAGAAGGTATTGACACTAATGAAAActtggaaaaatataataaagaaatgaataacatatatgaagaatatattaaatcatACAATCTAATAACAGATTATTTAGAAACGGTTTCAAAAGAATCCATAACATAtaatcaaattaaaaatacacGAATCACCGCACAAAGTGAActcttaaaaaatatagaaaatgtaaataaagcCAAATCCTATTTAGATTATATAAAAGGAAATGAATTTGATAGAATAGtcacatattttaaaaacaaattaaatacaGTGAATGATAAGTTTAAAAAcgaatatttaaaagttAACGAAGGgtttgataatatttcaaaCTCTATTAATAATGTTAAAAATTCAACTGATGAAAATTCATTATTAGATATACTAAACCaaacaaaagaaatatatgcaaatattgtcagtaaaaaatattatagttataaatatgaggcagaaaacatatttagaaatatttctaaattagcaaattctttaaatattcaaataaaaaacagcTCTGGGATAGATTTACTTGAAAACATTAATATAGCTATATTACCTTACTTGGATTCCCAAAAAGAAGATACGCTAACCTTTATTCCATCTCCCCAAAACATATCAGAAacatatacaaaaataaacgATTCTTACAATATTCTTcttgatatattaaaaaaaagtcaAGAATTGCATAAAAAAGAACAACAAGCATTAAACCTTATACTCGAAAACCGACgtttatatgaaaaagtCCAAGCAACCAATGAGTTAAAAGACACATTAagtgatttaaaaaataaaaaagaacaaatattaaatgaagTTAAACTACTTTTGCATAAATCTAACgaattaaacaaattatcaTGTAACTCTCAAAATTATGATACCATTTTAGAATCGTCAAAGTATGATCAAATCAAAGAAAAAAGcaataattataaacaggaaaaagaaaaacttGGGATAGATTTTGATGTAACAGCTATGgaagaaaaatttaataatgatattaaagatatagaagagttagaaaataattacaatTCTTCAGAGGAAAATAGTTACAATTCTTCAGaggaaaataattacaatTCTTTAGAGGAAAATAATTACGATTCTTCAgaggaaaataataatattttacaatctaaaaaaaaactaaaagAACTAACTAACGCATTTAATactgaaataaaaaaaattgaggataaaataatagaaaaaaatgatttaattaataaattaatagaaATGAGAAAGGAATGCCTACTTTTTACATATACAACATTAGTTGAGACTCttaaaatcaaaataactGATTACTCAGAATTTATAACATCTGCAACGAAATTTTCAAaagaatttttaaaatacatTGATGATACTTCCAATACTTTAAATGATGACATAGACGCAttgcaaataaaatataatttaaatcaaacaaacaaatatgtaaaaagtATGTTTGCAGATGCAactaatgataataataatttaatagaAAAGGAAAAGGAAGCAACTAAGACAATCAACAATTTGACCGACCTATTTACAATagattcaaataatatcgATGCCGATACATTacacaataataaaatacaaatgcTTTATTTCAATTCTGAACTTCATAAATCAATTGAATCCATAAAACaactttataaaaaaatgcatgtctttaaattattaaatataggtcacattaatgaaaaatattttgatatatccaaacaatttgataatattttacagCTGCAGGAAAATCAATTAAcagaaaatttaaatagtttaaagaaaattgGTCAAAACATTTCTGATAAAAAAGATCAATTCCTTCATGCACTAAGTGAAACTCCAATTCCCAACTTCAATACACTTAAAGAGATATATCATGATATTGTTAATTATGAAAGTCATAtagatgaaataaaaaatattagtaATAAAGAAAACGAAAATATAATCTTATATATAGACACAATTACCAAATTAAAGGAAAAAGTCCAAAgcattttaaattttgttacaacttatgaaaatgataataatataatcaaACAACATATCCAAGACAATGATGAAGATAATGtatcaaaaattaaagaaactTTAAAAACCACAATTCAATCATTTCAGGAAAttctaaataaaatagatgAAACCAAAGCTCAATTTTATggtaataacaatataaataatattatatctaCCATATCACAAAATGTAAATGATGTTAAAAAACATCTTTCTAAGGATTTAACTATAGAAAACGAACTTATCCAAATACAAAAGAGTTTAGaagatattaaaaattctaCTTATGAAATCAGAAGCGAACAAATAACCAAATATATCAATACTATAAACAATTATGTTGAGCAACAAACTAAACACATCCAAAATAATCCAAATAAAGACGAAATAGACgatataatacaaaaaatcgtcaattataataaagaatcagaaataaaattaccCACCATtatagataataaaaataacgtTACATCAATAATTTCTCATATTAACAAAGTAAttgatttaataaaatcggaatataataacaataataatgtatCATATAATGTTGCCAAAAAACATGAAGAAGATGCCAATATCATAATTCGTGATTTAGATACGAGTCAAAACATggttaataatttaatacagaaaaattttaaaattataaacgatttaaaaaatagaaaacaGGAGATGGAAAATCGTAATAATTTACATGCTATTAATAGGCAACAAGAAATAACGCAAACAGAACATATTAACAATACATATCATCCTCATATTAATCATacaaacaatataaataaaaatcacCAATACTCAAGCTCAGATAGAAAAAACTCTTCCAAAACAAAAGATACAGAAAATTCGGTTAGATATGCCGGAGCAATTACACTAGGTTTAGTAGCATACTATGTAATTATAAgaacaaaagaaaaaaaggatAAAGATGAAATGGAATTCGATAAATCTACAAGTTtttatgatgaaaatgaaaatgaccTTTTTAAAAGAGATGATGAaattatagaaatatatatgaatgaagatttatga